A region from the Pelobates fuscus isolate aPelFus1 chromosome 1, aPelFus1.pri, whole genome shotgun sequence genome encodes:
- the LOC134596476 gene encoding inhibin beta B chain-like — protein MAPRSQREGICFYLLTMLGAWAVSTQGDVKKNECPSCGVQDKDVMIELAKQQILEKLHLKERPNITHPIPRGAVANALRRLHLTKPKMEGLFGSTSWDSNTDSVGMDQQSYEIISFAESEYINGSGTILNFQFARDEEQNVHVLQAHLWIFLRSNRTTQPNQTLKLYLVQEEFSQRTLISERTLEPRWTGWQTFSLKQMLQKVFDGGNRSLQLELNCEGCEDMPVLANPDDSHQPFLVAQAKVRERNHHATKRSLKCDQNSNLCCRKDFYVHFKDIGWNDWIIKPEGYQINYCKGLCPLHIAGAPGMAASFHTTVLNIIKANNVQSVGNSCCVPTKRRPLSMLFFDGNSNIVKTDVPDMIVEACGCS, from the exons ATGGCTCCCAGGTCCCAGAGAGAAGGTATCTGCTTCTACCTGCTAACCATGCTAGGTGCTTGGGCAGTTTCTACTCAAGGAGACGTAAAAAAAAACGAATGTCCATCTTGTGGAGTCCAGGACAAAGATGTAATGATAGAACTAGCTAAGCAGCAAATCTTAGAGAAGTTACACCTCAAGGAAAGACCCAACATCACCCACCCAATCCCCAGGGGAGCGGTAGCTAATGCACTACGCAGACTGCACCTAACCAAACCAAAAATGGAAGGTCTGTTTGGCTCCACCAGCTGGGACAGTAACACAGACAGCGTGGGGATGGACCAACAGAGCTATGAGATCATAAGCTTTGCAGAATCAG AATATATCAATGGATCAGGTACTATACTGAATTTTCAGTTTGCAAGAGATGAAGAGCAAAATGTGCATGTTCTCCAGGCACATCTGTGGATCTTTCTCAGATCTAACAGGACTACGCAGCCCAACCAAACATTAAAATTGTATCTGGTCCAAGAAGAGTTTTCTCAGCGTACATTGATAAGTGAAAGAACCCTGGAACCAAGATGGACAGGCTggcaaacattttcattgaaacaaATGCTACAAAAAGTCTTTGATGGAGGAAACAGAAGTTTACAACTAGAACTCAACTGTGAGGGTTGTGAGGACATGCCAGTCCTGGCCAACCCCGATGACTCACATCAGCCTTTTCTGGTTGCCCAAGCTAAAGTAAGGGAGAGAAACCATCATGCCACCAAAAGAAGTCTCAAATGTGATCAGAACTCCAACCTGTGTTGCAGGAAAGACTTTTATGTACACTTTAAGGACATTGGGTGGAATGATTGGATTATAAAACCAGAGGGGTACCAGATTAATTACTGCAAGGGTCTCTGCCCATTGCACATAGCTGGTGCCCCAGGCATGGCTGCATCATTCCACACAACTGTCTTAAATATCATAAAGGCCAACAATGTACAGTCAGTGGGCAACTCTTGTTGCGTTCCCACTAAAAGACGGCCTCTTTCCATGCTTTTCTTTGATGGAAACAGCAATATTGTAAAGACTGATGTTCCAGATATGATTGTGGAAGCTTGTGGGTGCAGCTAA